From a region of the Drosophila virilis strain 15010-1051.87 chromosome 3, Dvir_AGI_RSII-ME, whole genome shotgun sequence genome:
- the frm gene encoding uncharacterized protein frm isoform X1 yields the protein MARAVFCMVVACIWLQCVYSAKFDAENRRLIVDINDQKTTNQQYYSSNFDTNAYRYGYDVGKTGNFHHETRGPDGVTYGCYGLIDPYHLLRATHYVADVHGYRTVEPEKPVETFPPGLYNETNGGPSKPGILLQWHELYFPIGCGKFEGGAIHDIPYFVVDDNKNKGVGTSGSSLSSFNIPVLKGEGQKSLPIHKQGPKGLFNTNEGHTNEGPGVQAPSFHSVASLRPGNDGKYNPEDNRYQHVVGSQGGFGPNGGPTGPNGGFGPNGGPVGPNGGFGPNGGPSGPNGGFGPNGGFGPNGGFGPNGPPGPNGPNGPNGPNGPPGPKGPPGPPGPPGPVGEGSGASGKPVYRDGDRTGSGAGNNIGGGDATGPGGGFGVGGGDKYQTGAGSGAGRGDRYQTGDGSGQGDGGKYRPGTGTGSGDGGAYHTGSGSGPGGVGVYPPGKGSGVGGGDATGPGPLGGAGQYRPGNGGNIDDGDANHPGAGDGNRPGTGYNTGAGDGNRPGAGYNTGAGDGNRPGTGYNTGAGDGNRPGTGYNTGAGDGNRPGASYNTGSGVGGRPGSGNGGYNGNQNGNNGAYTPDTNTGFPGAIKYTSG from the exons GTCGTCGCTTGCATTTGGTTGCAATGCGTTTACTCTGCAAAATTTGATGCAGAGAATCGACGTCTGATTGTCGATATCAATGATCAAAAGACAACGAACCAACAATATTATTCCTCAAACTTTGACACAA ACGCCTATCGTTATGGCTACGATGTCGGTAAGACTGGAAACTTCCATCACGAGACGCGTGGCCCTGATGGCGTCACCTATGGCTGTTATGGTCTGATCGATCCCTATCATCTGCTGCGCGCCACACACTATGTGGCCGATGTGCATGGCTACCGCACTGTGGAGCCGGAGAAACCAGTGGAGACCTTCCCGCCCGGTCTGTACAATGAGACGAACGGTGGACCGTCCAAACCTGGCATCCTGCTGCAGTGGCACGAACTCTACTTTCCCATTGGCTGCGGCAAGTTTGAGGGCGGTGCCATCCATGACATACCCTATTTTGTAGTGGATGAT AACAAGAACAAGGGCGTTGGCACATCTGGCTCATCGCTCTCCTCGTTTAACATACCTGTACTGAAGGGTGAGGGCCAGAAGAGTTTGCCCATTCACAAGCAAGGACCGAAGGGCTTGTTCAACACAAACGAAGGACACACAAACGAGGGACCTGGCGTTCAGGCTCCGTCCTTCCATTCGGTGGCATCTCTTAGACCCGGCA ATGATGGAAAGTACAATCCAGAAGATAATCGCTATCAACATGTTGTGGGTTCCCAGGGCGGTTTTGGCCCCAATGGAGGACCAACCGGCCCTAATGGCGGTTTCGGTCCCAACGGAGGACCAGTTGGTCCGAATGGAGGATTCGGTCCCAATGGCGGACCCAGCGGGCCAAACGGTGGCTTCGGACCTAATGGTGGCTTTGGACCAAATGGAGGATTCGGACCGAACGGTCCTCCCGGTCCCAACGGACCCAATGGACCCAATGGGCCCAACGGCCCACCTGGACCCAAAGGACCACCCGGACCACCAGGACCTCCGGGACCAGTCGGCGAGGGATCGGGAGCCTCAGGAAAACCGGTATATAGGGATGGCGATCGCACTGGCAGCGGTGCTGGCAACAATATCGGTGGTGGAGATGCCACAGGCCCGGGCGGCGGTTTCGGTGTCGGTGGCGGTGACAAATACCAAACCGGCGCCGGTTCCGGCGCTGGTCGCGGTGACAGATACCAAACTGGCGATGGTTCCGGCCAAGGTGATGGTGGCAAATACCGTCCTGGCACTGGTACCGGATCTGGTGATGGTGGCGCTTACCACACCGGCAGCGGTTCCGGCCCTGGCGGTGTTGGCGTCTATCCTCCCGGCAAAGGTTCCGGTGTTGGCGGCGGTGATGCCACCGGTCCTGGCCCTCTGGGCGGTGCTGGCCAATATCGCCCTGGCAATGGTGGCAACATCGATGACGGTGATGCCAACCATCCAGGTGCCGGTGATGGCAACCGTCCAGGCACCGGTTACAATACAGGTGCCGGTGATGGCAACCGTCCAGGCGCCGGTTACAATACAGGTGCCGGTGATGGCAACCGTCCAGGCACCGGTTACAATACAGGTGCCGGTGATGGCAACCGTCCAGGCACCGGTTACAATACAGGTGCCGGTGATGGTAACCGTCCAGGCGCCAGTTACAATACTGGCAGCGGCGTCGGTGGCCGCCCGGGCAGCGGTAATGGCGGCTATAACGGCAACCAGAACGGCAATAATGGTGCCTACACTCCAGACACAAATACCGGTTTTCCTGGGGCCATCAAATACACTTCAGGTTAG
- the LOC6623922 gene encoding prisilkin-39 isoform X2 — MYAKCLPFLLLMCVVIWAEPLPAAQDAKASDLATAETSAKLLNLGGLLGQGSGYPNYGYNYPSYGYNTGYYNRPNNGYYPSTGYYPGNTYNGGSGYYGNTGGSGYYPSTGGSYYPSTGGSGYYPSSGYYPTTNILGTAGYGGYGVRQTYG; from the exons ATGTATGCCAAGTGTTTGCCGTTTTTA CTGCTCATGTGCGTTGTGATCTGGGCTGAGCCATTGCCGGCGGCACAGGATGCCAAGGCGAGCGATTTGGCCACTGCTGAAACCTCAGCCAAAC TGCTGAACTTGGGCGGTTTACTTGGACAGGGTTCTGGTTATCCGAACTATGGCTATAACTATCCCAGCTATGGATACAACACTGGCTATTACAATAGACCCAACAATGGCTACTATCCCAGCACTGGCTATTATCCCGGCAATACATACAATGGCGGCAGCGGCTACTATGGCAACACGGGCGGCAGTGGTTACTATCCCAGCACGGGCGGTAGCTATTATCCCAGCACGGGAGGCAGTGGCTATTATCCCAGCAGCGGCTACTATCCGACGACCAATATACTGGGCACTGCAGGCTACGGCGGCTATGGAG TACGACAGACATACGGCTAG
- the LOC6623922 gene encoding prisilkin-39 isoform X1, which yields MYAKCLPFLLLMCVVIWAEPLPAAQDAKASDLATAETSAKLLNLGGLLGQGSGYPNYGYNYPSYGYNTGYYNRPNNGYYPSTGYYPGNTYNGGSGYYGNTGGSGYYPSTGGSYYPSTGGSGYYPSSGYYPTTNILGTAGYGGYGGNGGLRQYAGYWQPEYSGQRYRGYGYYQDTDRFGLPPARERDYYRDRSNYGGYRGYD from the exons ATGTATGCCAAGTGTTTGCCGTTTTTA CTGCTCATGTGCGTTGTGATCTGGGCTGAGCCATTGCCGGCGGCACAGGATGCCAAGGCGAGCGATTTGGCCACTGCTGAAACCTCAGCCAAAC TGCTGAACTTGGGCGGTTTACTTGGACAGGGTTCTGGTTATCCGAACTATGGCTATAACTATCCCAGCTATGGATACAACACTGGCTATTACAATAGACCCAACAATGGCTACTATCCCAGCACTGGCTATTATCCCGGCAATACATACAATGGCGGCAGCGGCTACTATGGCAACACGGGCGGCAGTGGTTACTATCCCAGCACGGGCGGTAGCTATTATCCCAGCACGGGAGGCAGTGGCTATTATCCCAGCAGCGGCTACTATCCGACGACCAATATACTGGGCACTGCAGGCTACGGCGGCTATGGAGGTAATGGCGGCTTAAGACAATATGCGGGCTATTGGCAGCCAGAGTATAGCGGCCAGCGTTATCGTGGCTATGGTTATTACCAGGACACCGATCGCTTTGGTCTGCCGCCGGCCAGGGAGCGCGATTACTATCGTGATCGCAGCAACTATGGCGGGTATCGTGGCTATGACTAA
- the frm gene encoding cuticle collagen 1 isoform X2: MARAVFCMVVACIWLQCVYSAKFDAENRRLIVDINDQKTTNQQYYSSNFDTRAGKYNNPRGGSYNGINDGKYYHDDSGKYVHVEGPTGPPAPPYVHVVGPEGGYGGNGGNGDGGGTGGFGPNGPGGPNGPGGPNGPGGPKGPKGPPGPPGPPGPPGPNGPDRPGPKGPGGPPGPPGPPANGGHAELGPPGPPGPYGPTRPGPPGPPGPPGPTRPGPPGPTYKPNDPRHSDKETPGYLPPNQPAKGPGYHY; the protein is encoded by the exons GTCGTCGCTTGCATTTGGTTGCAATGCGTTTACTCTGCAAAATTTGATGCAGAGAATCGACGTCTGATTGTCGATATCAATGATCAAAAGACAACGAACCAACAATATTATTCCTCAAACTTTGACACAA GAGCCGGTAAATATAATAACCCTAGAGGCGGAAGTTATAATG GTATTAACGATGGAAAATACTATCACGATGATTCTGGCAAATATGTACATGTTGAAGGCCCCACTGGACCTCCAGCTCCACCATATGTGCATGTAGTTGGACCCGAGGGCGGCTATGGCGGCAATGGAGGCAATGGCGATGGTGGCGGTACCGGAGGATTTGGCCCCAACGGACCTGGTGGACCAAACGGACCCGGCGGACCCAATGGACCTGGCG GACCAAAGGGACCCAAGGGCCCACCCGGCCCTCCCGGACCACCAG GACCACCAGGACCTAATGGACCCGATCGTCCAGGACCCAAGGGACCAGGCG GCCCACCCGGACCACCAGGACCACCAGCTAATGGAGGACACGCAGAGTTGGGCCCACCAGGACCACCCGGTCCTTATGGCCCAACACGTCCCGGACCACCAGGCCCTCCTGGCCCACCTGGCCCAACTCGTCCCGGACCACCCG GCCCGACATACAAGCCGAACGATCCCAGGCATTCGGACAAGGAGACACCTGGTTACCTGCCGCCAAATCAACCGG CCAAAGGTCCCGGCTATCACTATTAA